The genomic region TCTATCAGATTCTTCTGCAATTTTAGATGCCTTTTCTTCTAAGGAATGACTCCCAATTTTTTTGGCTTCTAAGGTAATTAGGTCTGCTAAATTTAGAATGGATGTGAGTGGATTATTCACTTCATGAGAAATCCCTGAGGCAACTAGAGCAATGGTTTCCCATTTTTGATTTTCGGCAAGCCTACTCTCCACATTTCGTATGTGTTTTTGTACTTGTGATTTATAAATTGCCATTTCCACCGAGATATACAAATCACGGCTGTTAAATGGTTTAATTAAATAACCGAATGGTTCGGTGGCCTTGGCTCTATTAATAGTTGCTTCATCTGAATAAGCAGTTAAATAGATAACAGGAATTTCTTTTGTTTTTTTGATAATGGTTGCAATTTCGATCCCATCCATCGGACCGTTTAGCATAATATCCATAAGAACCAAATCGAAATTTTGATTTTCGATGTGTTCAATGGCATCATTGGCATCAGAAACATAAGTCGCATTGTATCCGTATTGTTTCAAAGTGGAACAAATATTGATAGCAATGATCCTTTCATCCTCAACGACTAAGATTCTTTTAACGTCTGTTTCTTTATCTGATCCCACAACTGCTGTCATATTATTTAAAACCGGTTCCATCTATCAAATAGAATAATTAGAGTTTGTCAACAGAATCCAGATAACAAATCTCTGTATTGTGAATGAGGATTTAAACGACGCACAAAAAACAGTCATTCTGTCTCCTCCTGGCCCCATCTTAGTGGTCGCGGGAGCGGGAACAGGAAAAACAAACACGATTGTTCATAAATTAGCAGCTCTGGTTGAGTCTGGGATTGACCCCAGTTCTCTGCTTCTTCTGACATTTACCAGAAGGGCTGCTAAAGAAATGGTAAACCGAGCGAGCGGTCTACTTGATTCGAGAATGTTTTCCGTTCAGGGTGGAACGTTTCATTCCTTTTGCCACCAATTTCTACGAAAGTATTCCTTATCTGTTTCCCTGAATTCCAATTTTACGATTTTGGATGAAGATGATGCAGTGAGTTTTGTTGGGATGGCTAGGGACCAAATTGTATCCAAAGATTCAAAAGTTCGGTTTCCCAAAAAAGAAACTTTGGCGGAAATTTTTTCTGCCTGTTTCAATCTACAAAGTTCTTTGGAAAAAGTCTTACAAAAAGACTATCCCATGTTTCTTGGAATCACAAGAGAAATTCAAGAGATCAAAACCAAATTTTCTGAACTCAAATTAAAACATAATTCGTTGGATTTTGATGATTTGTTAGACTTCACAAGAAAGATCTTGATGGAAGAAGAATCCATCCGAGAACGTGTTGGATTACAATACCAATATATTTTGGTAGATGAATACCAAGACACAAATCGAATCCAAGCTCATATTGCTTGTTTACTGGCAAGCAAACACCAAAACATTCTTGTTGTTGGGGATGATGCACAGTGTATTTATGGATTTCGCGGGGCCAATGTGAATAATATGTTGGATTTTCCAAAAATTTTCCAAAACACTCAAACAATCCACCTAACAAAAAATTATCGAAGCACACAACCGATTCTGGATTTAGCAAATGCCGTTTTGGATGGGAGCAAAGAAAACTACAAAAAACAATTAGTTTCTTTTCAGACAAAACCTCTTCAATCGAAACCAAAACATATAAAATTTGAGTCTACAGAAGAAGAAGCTACTTGGATTGCTGATAAAATTTTAGAATTGTATGAGGAGAATATTCCTTTATCAAAAATGGCAGTTCTTTTCCGCGCTGGTTATGTTTCTAACCTTTTAGAAGTCAAACTCAGTGCTAAACAAATTCCGTTTAGAAAGTATGGAGGAAAACGATTTTTAGATTTAGCGCATGTCAAAGATTTGTTGTCCTACCTTCGTATCATTGATAATCCCAAAGATGTACTTTCTTGGAATCGAATTTTACTTCTAGAAAAAAATATAGGAAAAAAGTATGCTCAAGTTTTGTATAAAAATCTTGAATCGATTGATTTCCAATACGAACAAATAGATTCTTCTTCTACTTTCTTTTTGGGAATTTCTGATGCATCTAAGTTCTCGTTTCAGAATCTAGTGGGAGTTCTGCGGTCACAAACTCCAAATTTGGGAAATAGTATGGCCATTGTAGAAGCAGTTTTATCTTATTATTTTCCTATTTTGGAACAAGAATATGATGATTTTGATAAAAGAAAATTGGATTTAGAGTCTTTTAAAATTCTAACAAAATCTTCTCCGCTCTTATCTGATTATTTAGCAAACTTAACTTTAGATCCTACAGAAAGAATGGATACCAGTTCTCCGGAAAAAGAAGAAGATGAATTTTTGACACTTTCCACAATCCATTCCGCGAAAGGCCTAGAGTGGGAACATATCTTTACCATGCAAGTAGTGGAAGGAATTTTGCCTAGTTCCAGAACGAAAACCATCCAAGATTTAGAAGAAGAAAGACGCCTCTTTTACGTAGCAATCACTCGGGCAAAACAAGGATTATTTTTAACATCACCTATTTTTTCTGATAAAAATAGGTTAACGACAGTAAGCCGGTTTTTGACTGATTTACCTAATTTAAGTGAATTTGTTGATGAGGAGATTACAAAAATCCAGAAAGAGGAAGTAGAAACTAGTTCCACTAAACAGGAAAACGATAGGTTTCATGACATCCAACGCTACTTTTTGAATTGATTTCTGAAAAATAATCCCCTACCATAGGTTTAGATTTGGAGGACGTATGAAATTATCCTTTCGCCTTTTGGTTTGTAGCCTTTTTCTTTTGTCCCTGTTTGTGGCCTGTGCTTCACAAGACACAAAAGACGGTTCAGAACAAACAAACTCAAATGCACGAAACGCAAACTTGGAAGATCCTGAAAAAGGAGGGAAAAAGTTTGGTTGTATTGAAGGGAACTGTGTCAACGGAATTGGTAAGTATGTCTACGATAATGGAGATGTGTATACTGGTTCGTTTAAAAATGACCTGCGGGAGGGAGCCGGAAATTTCCTCTACTCTGATGGTGAAAAATTTAACGGCACTTATATAGAAGATAAAAAACAAGGACCGGGTGAGTATAATTTCAAAAACGGAGATAAATACGTAGGAGAATTCCAAAACGGACAAATCAACGGAAAAGGAACCTATAGTTTTAAAGACGGTAAATCTGTTTCTGGTGATTTTACATCAGACGGTCAAGAAGGAATCGGAGTTTTGACCGACGATGGGAAAGCTCGAAATTGTAAAATCGCAGGAAGAAAACTTCTCTGCGAATAACGATCACCTTACAATCGGCAGTTGGGATTTTTTCCTTCTGCCTTCGCCTTCTCCCATAAAGCTAAAGCATTAGCCATTGCGCTATTTAAGTTTTTCATTCGAGTGGCGTCCGATGGATGTGTTGATAATAGTTCATTGGGTTTGTCCCCACCAAGAGCACTCATATTTTTCCAAAGGTTAACACTCTCTCTTGGATCAAATCCAGATTTTGCCATTAGTTCCAGTCCAATCAAATCAGCTTCCGATTCATGTTCGCGAGAAAAAGGCAATAGAACTCCAAATTTGGCTCCCATACCCAAAGCTCCTGCAACTGTTGGTTTTCCTAGGCTTTCTAAGATTTTAACCGACCCACCTGCCAATTGGTTTTGTGAGACCCTTTCGTTTCCATGCCTTGCAATGACGTGGCCAATTTCGTGCCCAATGACGGCTGCTAGTTGGTCTTTGTTTTGGGCAACGGAAAACATTCCTGTGTGAACACCAATTTTTCCTCCAGGGAGTGCAAATGCATTTGGAGTATTATCTCTAAACACAATCACTTCCCAAGAGGCGACCCCGGTTGTATCAGTTGTTACGGCTAACTCTGCAGATACAATGCAGTTTACATAAGTGTTTGCAGAGGCAGTAGAATCAATTGGTGTTTTTGCTTTTAATTCAGAAAAGGCAGTGACACCCATTTCATTCATTTCTGCATCTTTTACGAGAATGATTTGCCTTCGTCCTGTTGGTGAAGTGCTACAATAAAGTAAAAAAGGAACCACTAAGAAAAGATTAAAAATTCGAATCATTTTTTTTCCTGTTTAGAATAGAATTGATGGATAAAAGAAACTATATCTTCACTACCTAGAGGTTTCGACAACCAAAACCCTTGGATTTTGTCGCATTCATAGGATTTTAGAAGTTCTAGTTGTTCTAACTCCTCTACTCCTTCTGCAACTACCGAGTAACCAAGATCATGCGCCATATTGATAATTGATATTAGTAAAAAACTTTCTTTCGATCCAACTTCCACATTGTTCAAAAAGGATTTATCAATTTTTAAAATAGAAAGAGGAAGTTTTTCCAAATAGGAAAGAGAAGAAAATCCGGTCCCAAAGTCATCCAAAGCAACTTTAACTCCAATATCAATTAAGTTGGAAAGTATAGGAACTGTTTCTGCTAAATTTTTCATCGCCAAACTTTCGGTAATCTCTACCTGCAAGGAGGTGTAAGGAATGCCTCTACGATTGTGTAAATCAACGATCCAATGAAAGATATTTTGATCATAGAAAACTTGAGGGCTTAGGTTTACGGCAATGGAAATCGGTAGTCCTTGTTTTAATTGTACTTCTTCAATGACATCGGCAGCTCTTTCTAAAACAAACTTTGTGATAGGAACAATGAGCCCAGAGTCCTCAGCTAATGGAATGAACTCTGCAGGAGAAACCATTCCTCGTTGTGGGTGGCGCCAACGAACGAGTGCTTCCCAATGTCCGATTCTATTTTCTTTGATATCCAGGATGGGTTGGTAATAGACAAAAATTTCGTTTTGTGTTAATGCTTTTTTTAAATCGTTTTGAATTTCTAGTTGGAAGTGGATTTTCTCCTGCATGGCTTGGTTAAAAACAGAAACTGTTCCGACTTTTTGAGATTTTGCATGAAACATAGCAATCTCAGCATTTCGCAAAAGTACATCTGCTTCCTTACCGCCCAGTCCAAATCCTGAAACTCCAGAAGATGCCGTTAAATAAATAGAATAACCTCCAATAGGAATTGGATCTCCCAAACGCTCTAAAAGTTTGACCGCAAAGTTTACCCCTTCCTCCACGGAAAGAATATGAGTGACTAGAATGGCAAAATTATCTGCTCCAAGTCTTGTGATGATGGCATCAGAATCTGATAATTGTTTGAGTCTTTTGGCAAAAATTTGTAAAACTTGGTCACCTGCATCATTTCCGAGAGAATGGTTGATGCGTTTGAAGTTATCGATATTGATACAAAAAAGAATTGGATAACCAGTATTTTTAGTATTATAAGCAAAGATCTTTTGTTCAATTCGAGCTAAGAATAAGGCTCTATTGGGTAGGCCAGTTAGGTTGTCATAAAAGGCATCGTGAGTTAATTGTTGTTCTGCGAGTTTTCTGTCAGTAATATCGTGGTGAATTGCAATGTACTGGAATACCGATTTGTCTTGTCTAGTGAAGGGAACAATGGTCGTATCTGCCCAGTAATCATTTCCATCCTTTTTGATATTTCGAATTTCCCCTCTCCAGACATTTCCCTTTTGGATGATTTCCCAAATTTTAGTCCAATCTTCTTTGGTTTTGTCTGGTGACTTCATGATCCGATGGTTTTGGCCAATAAGTTCTGAGACACTATAACCAGTTACTTTGGAAAAAGCGTCGTTTACATATGTAATGATTCCATTGGCATCGGTGATGGAGACAATATTTGCTTGGTCAAGGGCAAATTTTTGGAGTTGGATTTCTTTTAGGGATTGGTATAAAAAAGTTTCCGTTGTGTTTTTTTCTTTTCGATAAACTAATTCCCTTCTTTCCCTTTCCAAAACCTCTGTTAAACGAGTTAAGTGTGTTCGTTCTATGATATCGTTTACCCCCGACTTCATATAACTGAGGTTTTTCGAAAATTCCTCACGATCACTGAGTAAAATCACTGGGATATCCAGTTTTTTATCGTTTAAGTACTGAAGGTAAACGGGAATTTCTGAATGAAATGGTTCCCTCGTGCTACAGATGATGGCATCCCAATCTTCTTCATGCACCGTTGCCTCCCAAGATGGGAAGGATTCCACTACTCGGTACAAAGGGCTTAGGCCACCCGACTTCATTTCTCTGACGAGATCAAAAACACTATTAGAATCGTTTTCTAGTATTAGAACGCTGATTGGAATGCCCATTTTTTTTGCCGCGAACGGCTTTCTCTCCCACTAAGAATTCTAAATTTTCCTGAAATCTCAACCTAAAAATGATTCGAAATTCTTTGGAAATTTCGTCCGATAGGAAGCGTGCATCCTAAAACATTCGAAACTTGCTATATCAAAAAAGAATATTTAGAGCATGAGTTGCGGAAATTACTCTTGGACATGAGTGATTTAGATTATAGAGAACTCAATGATTATGACAAGGGTGGTTACGATGGATTCAACCAAGCAATCACCTTGGTTTTGAAAAAGCTTCAAAACTAGGGTTTTTTCTAATCAAAATTATAGGATATGGGTTTCAAAGAATCGGTTTCTGCAAAAATTCTTTACAAAATTGGCAAGTAAACAGATTGTATACGTGCCAGTAGGAAGTTCAATGAATTTCACAACAAAACAAGTTAAAAATCATACAGTTGTTACTCTAGAGGGTTCCCTCGACATTTATTCTGCACCAGCACTTAAGAAAGAACTCCATAAAATCATCGATGATGGAGCAGAATCCGTAGCAATTGATATGGTCAATATCAAACTATTAGATTCCTCTGGAATTGCCCTTCTTGCAAACCTCCAAAAGAAACTCAAATCAGAGGAAGGACAATTTTTCCTTCTCAACGTCAGCCAAGACGTTATGGTTATTTTGAAATTGTCTAGTTTGGACAAGTTTTTTACGATTCTCGGTGGAGAATCGGAACTTCCGTAAATTTAGAATCTTTTTAGAGTCGGAAGTTCTTCACTTCTCCTCTGGCCACTGGTTCCTCTGTCGATTTTGGGTTTGCCCAATCCCCGGCAGGATTTTGGATCCATTGGCTTGATTCAAACCTCTCTCCTGATCCAGTCAAAAGTTTGATGGGAACTCCTCCTCCCTCCCCAGAAATCTTTACAGAAACAACTAATTCATAGGGTAAATTTAGCCCAAAGGAACCGAGTTGCAAAGTGGCAAGGTTTCCCTCCACTTTTACTTCATCACAGACCACTTCTCGCCCATCCCGCAGTTTCACTTTTAACTTTGAGGGGACTTTGGGACTCTGTTTTTTCACAACTACCGTTTCTGGATTTTTGTTTTTTTCTATGACTGGTTCTGGAACCGTCTCAGGTACAAGAGGAATTTTTTCTTCGGATACAACTACGGCGAGTTTTGTAGTTTCTTCTTTGGAAACCTCTAAAGACTCACGAATGTTTTCTTTGATTTGGTCTAGTTCCTTAGATTCTTCTGGAGAAAGATTGGTTGAAGTTTCTGCTTTTAGAACCTTTTCAATGATAACAGGTTTTAATGCTAAACTCTTTCCTTCTTCAATATTTTCCGCAGCCTTCGTATCCCCTAATTTGGTTGCTTCTTCCTTTGAAAAGGCTACAAGTGATTTGTTTTCTTGGTAAAAATTTCCAATGAGTAACAAACGTCTGTTAGCACGAATTGCCACTTCCTTGTTGTCTTTTTGTTTTACAAGTTGGATGTATTCTTTCACTGCATTGGAAGTTTTACCTAATTCTTCCATAGCTCTAGCTTTGATATAAGATTGGTCTTTGGTAAGATTTGGTAGATTTTCTAAGGTTTTTAAAGTTTCTTCATAGTCTCCACTTTGGAATAGAGAATATGCAAGTTCTTCTGGGGATTTATTTTTATTTTTTAGTTCTTCTTTTTTCTTTTCGCCTTCTTCTAAAAAACTAATTAAGAGACTTGCATTTTCAGCATAATGACTTCCTGGAAATAAATCCAAGGTTTTGGTGAGTTTCACAAACGCTTTTTCTCTTTCTCCCATCATCACGAGACAATACCCATGGTGAAGGAGTGAGAATGCCATTTCGTCAGATAAAGCTGAAGTAATGGAATCTTCTAACTCTTGGTACTTTTTGGAAGCGATTGGATATTTCCTAGTCCTTTCCATATAAAAAGCAAATTGTAATCGGATGATTGTATTTTGTTGTTCTTCCAGTTCCAAAGCTGGTTTAAAATTTAAAAAACGGACGGAATTAATGACATACAGTCCAAACCTGTCCCGCCAACCCATTTTTAAATCCAATCCTTCCGTTTCGGAATTCATAATCCCCGATTCTAAAATATTAACTTTTACCTCAGACATATAATCATCTTTGGAAAGAAACATTTGTTTCAAACGCTCTCTTAGGGTTTGAGAGGAGAGTTGGTAATTCATCAGTTGGTCCCTGAGAATTCCAAATCGGAGTTCTTGTAGTTTTACACTGACAATAGCCTCCGAAGCCAAAGCGAAGAAAAAAAACAGAATGAAGAAAA from Leptospira brenneri harbors:
- a CDS encoding response regulator — protein: MTAVVGSDKETDVKRILVVEDERIIAINICSTLKQYGYNATYVSDANDAIEHIENQNFDLVLMDIMLNGPMDGIEIATIIKKTKEIPVIYLTAYSDEATINRAKATEPFGYLIKPFNSRDLYISVEMAIYKSQVQKHIRNVESRLAENQKWETIALVASGISHEVNNPLTSILNLADLITLEAKKIGSHSLEEKASKIAEESDRIAKIIKNLVSYSQSTSSQWNYSNLGSITNDTRSFLHQYFLKEGIQCEIEIGDIPLIYCQPQKIKQVLLNLIQDARVRVNTREGTIGRKITISLKQAEEDGTSHILIQIKDNGSEDLMKGISQMNSLEVTRSIIGEHKGKMYRDDNLSSWFFTLPIVKPL
- a CDS encoding ATP-dependent helicase, with translation MNEDLNDAQKTVILSPPGPILVVAGAGTGKTNTIVHKLAALVESGIDPSSLLLLTFTRRAAKEMVNRASGLLDSRMFSVQGGTFHSFCHQFLRKYSLSVSLNSNFTILDEDDAVSFVGMARDQIVSKDSKVRFPKKETLAEIFSACFNLQSSLEKVLQKDYPMFLGITREIQEIKTKFSELKLKHNSLDFDDLLDFTRKILMEEESIRERVGLQYQYILVDEYQDTNRIQAHIACLLASKHQNILVVGDDAQCIYGFRGANVNNMLDFPKIFQNTQTIHLTKNYRSTQPILDLANAVLDGSKENYKKQLVSFQTKPLQSKPKHIKFESTEEEATWIADKILELYEENIPLSKMAVLFRAGYVSNLLEVKLSAKQIPFRKYGGKRFLDLAHVKDLLSYLRIIDNPKDVLSWNRILLLEKNIGKKYAQVLYKNLESIDFQYEQIDSSSTFFLGISDASKFSFQNLVGVLRSQTPNLGNSMAIVEAVLSYYFPILEQEYDDFDKRKLDLESFKILTKSSPLLSDYLANLTLDPTERMDTSSPEKEEDEFLTLSTIHSAKGLEWEHIFTMQVVEGILPSSRTKTIQDLEEERRLFYVAITRAKQGLFLTSPIFSDKNRLTTVSRFLTDLPNLSEFVDEEITKIQKEEVETSSTKQENDRFHDIQRYFLN
- a CDS encoding MORN repeat-containing protein, with amino-acid sequence MKLSFRLLVCSLFLLSLFVACASQDTKDGSEQTNSNARNANLEDPEKGGKKFGCIEGNCVNGIGKYVYDNGDVYTGSFKNDLREGAGNFLYSDGEKFNGTYIEDKKQGPGEYNFKNGDKYVGEFQNGQINGKGTYSFKDGKSVSGDFTSDGQEGIGVLTDDGKARNCKIAGRKLLCE
- a CDS encoding M48 family metallopeptidase — encoded protein: MIRIFNLFLVVPFLLYCSTSPTGRRQIILVKDAEMNEMGVTAFSELKAKTPIDSTASANTYVNCIVSAELAVTTDTTGVASWEVIVFRDNTPNAFALPGGKIGVHTGMFSVAQNKDQLAAVIGHEIGHVIARHGNERVSQNQLAGGSVKILESLGKPTVAGALGMGAKFGVLLPFSREHESEADLIGLELMAKSGFDPRESVNLWKNMSALGGDKPNELLSTHPSDATRMKNLNSAMANALALWEKAKAEGKNPNCRL
- a CDS encoding EAL domain-containing protein, whose translation is MGIPISVLILENDSNSVFDLVREMKSGGLSPLYRVVESFPSWEATVHEEDWDAIICSTREPFHSEIPVYLQYLNDKKLDIPVILLSDREEFSKNLSYMKSGVNDIIERTHLTRLTEVLERERRELVYRKEKNTTETFLYQSLKEIQLQKFALDQANIVSITDANGIITYVNDAFSKVTGYSVSELIGQNHRIMKSPDKTKEDWTKIWEIIQKGNVWRGEIRNIKKDGNDYWADTTIVPFTRQDKSVFQYIAIHHDITDRKLAEQQLTHDAFYDNLTGLPNRALFLARIEQKIFAYNTKNTGYPILFCINIDNFKRINHSLGNDAGDQVLQIFAKRLKQLSDSDAIITRLGADNFAILVTHILSVEEGVNFAVKLLERLGDPIPIGGYSIYLTASSGVSGFGLGGKEADVLLRNAEIAMFHAKSQKVGTVSVFNQAMQEKIHFQLEIQNDLKKALTQNEIFVYYQPILDIKENRIGHWEALVRWRHPQRGMVSPAEFIPLAEDSGLIVPITKFVLERAADVIEEVQLKQGLPISIAVNLSPQVFYDQNIFHWIVDLHNRRGIPYTSLQVEITESLAMKNLAETVPILSNLIDIGVKVALDDFGTGFSSLSYLEKLPLSILKIDKSFLNNVEVGSKESFLLISIINMAHDLGYSVVAEGVEELEQLELLKSYECDKIQGFWLSKPLGSEDIVSFIHQFYSKQEKK
- a CDS encoding STAS domain-containing protein, which codes for MNFTTKQVKNHTVVTLEGSLDIYSAPALKKELHKIIDDGAESVAIDMVNIKLLDSSGIALLANLQKKLKSEEGQFFLLNVSQDVMVILKLSSLDKFFTILGGESELP
- a CDS encoding tetratricopeptide repeat protein, with the protein product MRKFFFFSLFFILFFFFALASEAIVSVKLQELRFGILRDQLMNYQLSSQTLRERLKQMFLSKDDYMSEVKVNILESGIMNSETEGLDLKMGWRDRFGLYVINSVRFLNFKPALELEEQQNTIIRLQFAFYMERTRKYPIASKKYQELEDSITSALSDEMAFSLLHHGYCLVMMGEREKAFVKLTKTLDLFPGSHYAENASLLISFLEEGEKKKEELKNKNKSPEELAYSLFQSGDYEETLKTLENLPNLTKDQSYIKARAMEELGKTSNAVKEYIQLVKQKDNKEVAIRANRRLLLIGNFYQENKSLVAFSKEEATKLGDTKAAENIEEGKSLALKPVIIEKVLKAETSTNLSPEESKELDQIKENIRESLEVSKEETTKLAVVVSEEKIPLVPETVPEPVIEKNKNPETVVVKKQSPKVPSKLKVKLRDGREVVCDEVKVEGNLATLQLGSFGLNLPYELVVSVKISGEGGGVPIKLLTGSGERFESSQWIQNPAGDWANPKSTEEPVARGEVKNFRL